Proteins co-encoded in one Pseudomonas fluorescens genomic window:
- the fadA gene encoding acetyl-CoA C-acyltransferase FadA yields MSLNPRDVVIVDFGRTPMGRSKGGMHRNTRAEDMSAHLISKLLERNTKVDPAEVEDVIWGCVNQTLEQGWNIARMASLMTQIPHTSAGQTVSRLCGSSMSALHTAAQAIMTGNGDVFVVGGVEHMGHVSMMHGVDPNPHMSLYAAKASGMMGLTAEMLGKMHGITREQQDAFGVRSHQLAHKATVEGKFKDEIIPMQGYDENGFLKTFDYDETIRPETTLESLAALKPAFNPKGGTVTAGTSSQITDGASCMIVMSAQRAQDLGIQPMAVIRSMAVAGVDPAIMGYGPVPATQKALKRAGLGINDIDFFELNEAFAAQALPVLKDLKVLDKMNEKVNLHGGAIALGHPFGCSGARISGTLLNVMKQNGGTFGVATMCIGLGQGISTVFERV; encoded by the coding sequence ATGAGCTTGAATCCTAGAGACGTCGTGATTGTCGACTTCGGTCGTACTCCGATGGGCCGCTCCAAGGGCGGCATGCACCGCAACACCCGCGCCGAAGACATGTCGGCGCACCTGATCAGCAAACTGCTGGAACGCAACACCAAGGTCGATCCTGCCGAAGTCGAGGACGTGATCTGGGGCTGCGTCAACCAGACCCTGGAGCAGGGCTGGAACATCGCGCGGATGGCGTCGCTGATGACCCAGATCCCGCACACCTCGGCCGGCCAGACCGTCAGCCGTCTGTGTGGCTCGTCGATGAGCGCCCTGCACACCGCTGCGCAAGCGATTATGACCGGTAACGGTGACGTATTCGTGGTTGGTGGCGTCGAGCATATGGGCCACGTGAGCATGATGCACGGTGTCGATCCGAACCCGCACATGTCCCTGTACGCGGCGAAAGCCTCGGGCATGATGGGCCTGACCGCTGAAATGCTGGGCAAAATGCACGGCATCACTCGCGAACAGCAGGACGCCTTTGGCGTGCGTTCCCACCAGTTGGCCCACAAGGCGACTGTGGAAGGCAAGTTCAAGGACGAAATCATCCCGATGCAGGGTTACGACGAGAACGGTTTCCTGAAAACCTTCGACTACGACGAAACCATTCGTCCGGAAACCACCCTGGAAAGTCTGGCGGCTCTGAAGCCGGCGTTCAATCCAAAGGGCGGTACCGTGACTGCCGGTACTTCGTCGCAGATCACCGATGGTGCTTCGTGCATGATCGTGATGTCGGCGCAGCGTGCGCAGGACCTGGGCATCCAGCCAATGGCGGTGATTCGTTCGATGGCGGTGGCGGGTGTGGATCCGGCGATCATGGGTTATGGTCCGGTACCGGCGACTCAGAAAGCACTCAAGCGTGCGGGCCTGGGTATCAACGATATCGACTTCTTCGAGCTCAACGAAGCGTTCGCCGCACAGGCCCTACCAGTGCTGAAAGACCTGAAAGTGCTCGACAAGATGAATGAGAAGGTTAACCTGCACGGCGGCGCGATCGCCCTGGGTCACCCGTTCGGTTGCTCCGGTGCCCGTATTTCCGGCACTTTGCTGAACGTGATGAAGCAGAATG
- the fadB gene encoding fatty acid oxidation complex subunit alpha FadB — translation MIYEGKAITVKALESGIVELKFDLKGESVNKFNRLTLNELRQAVDTIKADASIKGVIVSSGKDVFIVGADITEFVDNFKLPDAELVAGNLEANKIFSDFEDLNVPTVAAINGIALGGGLEMCLAADYRVMSTKAKIGLPEVKLGIYPGFGGTVRLPRLIGADNAIEWIAAGKENRPEDALKVGAVDAVVAPEKLQDAALELIKRAISGEFDYKAKRQPKLEKLKLNAIEQMMAFETAKGFVAGQAGPNYPAPVEAIKTIQKAANFGRDKALEVEAAGFVKLAKTSAAQSLIGLFLNDQELKKKAKAYDEIAKDVKQAAVLGAGIMGGGIAYQSASKGTPILMKDINEHGIEQGLAEAAKLLVGRVDKGRMTAAKMAEVLNGIRPTLSYGDFGHVDLVVEAVVENPKVKQAVLAEVEDKVKEDTILASNTSTISISLLAKALKRPENFVGMHFFNPVHMMPLVEVIRGEKSSEQAIATTVAYAKKMGKNPIVVNDCPGFLVNRVLFPYFGGFAKLVSAGVDFVRIDKIMEKFGWPMGPAYLMDVVGIDTGHHGRDVMAEGFPDRMKDDRRSAIDVLYEAKRLGQKNGKGFYAYEADKKGKQKKVADPSVLEVLKPIVYEQREVTDEDIINWMMIPLCLETVRCLEDGIVETAAEADMGLVYGIGFPPFRGGALRYIDSIGVAEFVALADQYADLGALYHPTAKLREMAKNGQSFFG, via the coding sequence ATGATTTACGAAGGTAAAGCCATCACGGTTAAAGCTCTTGAAAGTGGCATCGTCGAATTGAAATTCGACCTCAAGGGTGAGTCCGTCAACAAGTTCAACCGTCTTACCCTGAACGAACTGCGTCAGGCCGTAGACACCATCAAGGCAGATGCTTCGATCAAGGGCGTGATCGTCAGCAGTGGCAAGGACGTGTTCATCGTCGGCGCCGACATCACCGAATTTGTCGACAACTTCAAGCTGCCGGATGCCGAGCTGGTTGCAGGCAATCTCGAAGCCAACAAGATCTTCAGCGATTTCGAAGACCTCAACGTTCCGACCGTGGCCGCGATCAACGGCATCGCCCTGGGTGGCGGTCTGGAAATGTGCCTGGCAGCGGACTACCGCGTCATGTCCACCAAGGCCAAGATCGGTCTGCCGGAAGTCAAGCTGGGCATCTACCCGGGCTTCGGCGGTACCGTGCGTCTGCCGCGCCTGATCGGTGCCGACAACGCCATCGAGTGGATTGCCGCCGGCAAGGAAAACCGTCCTGAAGACGCGCTCAAAGTCGGCGCCGTCGATGCGGTGGTTGCTCCCGAGAAGCTGCAGGATGCTGCCCTTGAACTGATCAAGCGCGCCATCTCCGGCGAGTTTGACTACAAGGCCAAGCGTCAGCCGAAGCTGGAAAAGCTCAAGCTGAACGCCATTGAACAAATGATGGCTTTCGAAACCGCCAAGGGTTTTGTGGCTGGCCAGGCCGGCCCGAACTACCCGGCCCCGGTTGAAGCGATCAAGACTATCCAGAAAGCCGCGAACTTCGGTCGCGACAAGGCGCTGGAAGTCGAAGCCGCAGGTTTCGTGAAACTGGCCAAGACCTCTGCCGCGCAGAGCTTGATCGGTCTGTTCCTGAACGATCAGGAACTGAAGAAAAAGGCCAAGGCCTACGACGAAATCGCCAAGGACGTGAAGCAGGCTGCCGTACTGGGCGCCGGCATCATGGGTGGCGGTATCGCCTATCAGTCGGCTTCCAAAGGCACGCCGATCCTGATGAAGGACATCAACGAGCACGGCATCGAGCAAGGTCTGGCTGAAGCCGCCAAGCTGCTGGTCGGTCGCGTTGATAAAGGCCGCATGACCGCTGCGAAAATGGCTGAAGTGCTCAACGGCATTCGTCCTACGCTGTCCTACGGCGATTTCGGTCACGTCGACCTGGTCGTGGAAGCCGTGGTCGAGAACCCGAAGGTCAAGCAAGCCGTTCTGGCGGAAGTCGAAGACAAGGTCAAAGAGGACACCATCCTCGCGTCCAACACCTCGACCATTTCCATCAGCCTGCTGGCCAAGGCTCTCAAACGTCCGGAAAACTTCGTCGGCATGCACTTCTTCAACCCGGTGCACATGATGCCGCTGGTGGAAGTGATTCGTGGCGAGAAATCCAGCGAACAGGCGATTGCCACCACCGTTGCCTACGCCAAGAAAATGGGCAAGAACCCGATCGTCGTCAACGACTGCCCGGGCTTCCTGGTCAACCGCGTACTGTTCCCGTACTTCGGCGGTTTCGCCAAGCTGGTCAGCGCCGGTGTGGACTTCGTCCGTATCGACAAGATCATGGAAAAATTCGGCTGGCCGATGGGCCCGGCGTACCTGATGGACGTGGTCGGCATCGACACCGGCCACCACGGTCGTGACGTGATGGCTGAAGGCTTCCCGGACCGCATGAAGGACGACCGTCGTTCGGCCATCGACGTGCTTTACGAAGCCAAGCGTCTGGGGCAGAAGAACGGCAAGGGCTTCTACGCCTACGAGGCCGACAAGAAAGGCAAGCAGAAGAAGGTTGCTGATCCGTCGGTACTGGAAGTGCTCAAGCCGATCGTCTACGAGCAGCGTGAAGTCACTGACGAAGACATCATCAACTGGATGATGATCCCGCTGTGCCTGGAAACCGTGCGTTGCCTGGAAGACGGCATCGTCGAAACTGCTGCCGAAGCCGACATGGGTCTGGTCTACGGTATTGGTTTCCCTCCATTCCGTGGCGGTGCGCTGCGCTACATCGATTCGATCGGTGTTGCCGAGTTCGTTGCCCTGGCCGACCAGTACGCTGATTTGGGCGCGCTGTACCACCCGACCGCGAAGCTGCGCGAAATGGCCAAGAACGGCCAGAGCTTCTTCGGTTAA